The following is a genomic window from Falco cherrug isolate bFalChe1 chromosome 9, bFalChe1.pri, whole genome shotgun sequence.
ACTTACCACACCGGTTTACATGACGGAGTGGTGTTGGGACATACCAGCTGGACTCATTTGGTTCAAACTAAACCGAGAGGTGTGCTGCAGAAGCGCCTACTGTACTGCACATGCCAGTGGGTGCCCGGTCCATGGGATCAGGCTGGAGTCAGCACAAAGTACCCAGCCAAGGCAGGTGTGCTGTTGcactgcacagagctgttctgGCGTGCTGTGCTATGTGCTACTGGAGATGTAGGCACAGGACACTGCAATTTAGGAGAAAAACCTGTGCTTTCTTATAACTGCAGTGttacaccaccccccccccccccgaattTCAGATTGGATATGTCTGTTCTTTGGGGAAGTTGGgctgtggtgctgagctgggaggaGTAACTGTAGTCAGCCAAACACCCAAGTACTGCCACGAGATGTGGAttaggcttttattttcagtacttAAACCCACTTGCTTTAAGGGGAGTGATACCATGCAAAGgtatttcttcactttttctgtgcttttttttaaatttattttttatttgtttgtttgtttgtttgtagtcccccccccccccttcaacCCACAGAATGGAGCGTCATTAGATGTGTACTTacatatttccattttccccAGATATTATTGTGACTTCTTCAGCTCCCATGCAGCCTCTGTGCACATGACTCAGATGCATTTTCCAGAGAAACTcaacttttgaaatgtttccagaGATTTCTGTATCAATATAGTTCAGATATGTGTTGCCTGGTTGGAAAGTTCCCCTGCCAAAAGAAAGGCACAAAAATGATGCTTTGTCTTTACGAGTGAGGGAAAATAATGCTGCCATTTAGTTAGAAAGGGGGACAAGTATGGGAAGGATGCTATAAGAGTTGAAGCTTTGAATACTATtgttataattttattaattttttttccccaagaattATCAGGCTGAGATGTTAGGCAAAATTTTAGCTTAGAACATGTTCTTGGAGAATGTGTTCCTTGGGGACATTTGATGCAGAGCCTGATGCGGGTCCGAGGCTCTCAGCTCAGGCAGTAGGGGATCATGTCTCAGGTCCAGAAACCCCAAGTTCTGCCCTCTCTGCTGACTAGCCATGTAGCAGAGTCTTTTACAAAGTCCTTGGACCTTAGATTTCTTGTACACAAtatatatcaaaatatttttttggacAAAGTTTGTAACAAGGCTAAAGTTATGAGAAGATTAAAGAAATCattatttatacacacacacacacacacacacacatatatatatactttccatttaactttttttgtaaGAATTAGGAAGGAATGTCTCATTGACGTTTTGGTTCATGTCTTCCTCCAAATCAGTATTGCAGCTTTTTGCCTTCCCAGAAGCTATTGTGGTGAAGCTGAGGCTACCCCACTTCTCCCAGCATGACTTGTCCTGAACGCCTGGAGGAAGTTCTGAGGACTAAATGtcacttttttccctctttggcATTAGTTTGTTGTGCAGATAGCAGCTAGACAAATTGGTGAAGGCCACGCAGTCTCTGTACTAACCTTACTTGAGAAAGATGAGGAAACCACCACACCGTTCCTACTTATGTAGGGAAGTTATTGTGGATCCCACTACAGGATTTCAGCCTATCAACCCAATCTGTTGGTTTGTTGGTACCTAAGGAAGAGACAGCTACTCAAAGGGCTCTACAGAAGTATGCAAATTACTTAGCTGCTTAAATTCCTGTTCCCTTCAGGATGAAAACACTAGATTAGTTAGCCCAGCCTTTGTCAGTTTTGCCATGGGGTTTACTCTAGACATTGGTTTTGGAAAATGAGATTTATCTTCAAGTTAGTCCAAGTCAAGAAGTTCTCTCAGTGtttctgcctgctctcagccatgaagaaaattgaaaattataGTTTACCTTCGTGCCTTCTGTGGTATCAGTGTTCATTATAACGGAATACACATTACAGCATGACATTAACGTACTAATTACCTGTAGGTGTATCACTGCAGTAGTGTATTTGCAACCAAAGGTACTCCTGGTACAGACCAGTAACAGGGCTATGTTCAAACACAGAGGAGGCTGGTTTTACAATATTTAAACTGTGCTCTTGACAAGGATCAGTTTATGAGATTTAAATTCATGTTTACTGGAAAAAGCCAGGCTGAGTGGACAGGAATCCTAGACTTCAGCACAGTTCATAAGCAAGCTGCAACCTTTTTACTCATATTCACTAGAAGAGGGAATGATTAAAAGCCTGTACATCGTGCAGCTCTTTGTCTTCTCAGTGAAGAAGATCAAAGGATGTTTGAGTCCAGCAGTAGCCACAGAGCTCTTTGCTCTTGCCCACTTTGCTGTGGTAACCACCAtcctcagaaaagaaaacacagagcaagAATGACCTGCAAGCAGATTTTGACCATGGTCTGTAGCACGGGGACTTCAACCATTTATCAGCTACTATTATTACCAGTGTAAATCACAGATCACATAGAACAAGATGAGATATGTAAAAATAGCTGTGCATAAATTCAATATGATAATGATAGAGACATTTTTCAACAGACACGTTAAACTTACTGGTCAattgtatattttttcctgatccCATCAGTTCCAGTCAAGGCTACGTCAATATTTCCTTTCATGGTTTCTGTTGCAGATACTTTGACATGTATCTCTTTTCGCCagcctttgaaagcaaaatgaaacagattatGGTTGTAAGATTTCTTCCCTAATGGTAAAACTTACATGATTCAATGTCTTTCAGGGAGAGGAATGGATGGCACAAGTGTGCTtgtaaggaaacaaaatgttactCCTTATTAAGGCAAATGTTCTGTGTGATTCTGGCAGTACTGATTTCCTTGACAGTGGTTTATATCACAGATCCAATCTTTGCTGAGCTGCTGACTATGATGAGTGTTTAATCTGCCATGGCCAATACTGTATCTTGCTCTTCCACTTGgtctcacttttatttttttaatttgttacgCTTATGAGCAATTTGGGGGATCTTATGGGTAGCGTATTAGCTTTCAACTCTCAAGTGAGGTCCACTGGACAGTGGTGGTGTtaaagatacattaaaaaactGGCTGCTTTCCCAGGATGATCCCAGTACAGAGTGTTCAGGGTTTTTCTTATACCTGTGCACAGCCCGACAGCTGTCAGGAGATCCTGTCATCCCACACGTCTTTCTAAGGCAGAAGAAGGGTCTCAGGTGCAATAGCACATACTGATTTCAAGCAACCAGCTTTGGGAAGTTTTTGAACTGGCTTTAATTCAGGCTATTAAAAGGAGAATCTCTTCACCCACTTCATAAGGTTATATTTGGTTTCAGGCTATAATTTCTATAAAAAGTTTGCAAATGTTGAAATTAATGTATTCAGATTTGAGAACTGGCTGGGTTCTCtaaactcaaatatttttttattattttttgctcttATGGAGACATgatataaaattacttttgtccttaatttttcttccatattttagTGTCTAGTGAGTAAGGACCTCGAAGACCCTCCCTTATTTATTGTCTCTGCAGTTCATCACCTGTGATGAATTACAATTTATTTGtgaattttcttatttcccaGTTTTGTGGCTGCTTCTACAttaatcaaaattaaaactatACTTGTTATTAGCCCCTGATATTTTGGCTTGATGAGCTTTGCAAAAATAACCTGAAATGATCCAGGTTTATAAGTTTTTGTCAATAAAAACAATAgaacttttttatttgaaattttatgcAGAATAACATTCCTCCTACCTTCAGCTTTATAGACTTTTTGAAGCCATCATCTCATTGACAAAATTTTAGCAGGGTTTCTAACTCGGACTCGGAGGTCAGCATCAGTTGATCTGTTCATATAATTACCACAGCCTTCCCCAGACAGTGCTGGTACTGCACGTTTCTAACACACTTGAAACTCTAGATTTTGTACGGAGTGCCGCTCATTagctccagcagctctctgtAGAAGTGTAAGGTATTTGTTCACCCAAAATTCATTACCACTTTAGAATTCACTACCCAAAGTAAGCACTTACGCGCATATGGAGGGGAGGGCCCTGTGTTTAAATAAACCTTCTGTTGTTCTTTCTCAGTTTTATGTAAAAACCTATCAGCATAATGACCCATCAGTGGGCATCCTTCCTTCGGACATGGGAAGCAATCTCCctggggaaaaataacaatGTGTGTTACAAGACATTATCTGTTTTAAGCCCACTGCTTAAAGTTTAAGAAATGAaggtatttcagctttttcccagcttttttgAAAGGGTACTTGCTTCTGAGTTCAGCTTATATCTTCAGTCTTTATTGGTGTGGTGAAAAAAGGAGCTGAGATGACCAGTCAGCTTATCTCATCTGGTTgaaaatcagagagaaaaaggtTGAAAATCTGGTCTAATTCCTTACGCTCTTGCAAAGACTATAAGTAAATACCTCAATACATGTGCATTACTACGTGATCTATAAAATATAGGTAATCACCTTTCGTAGGGTCCTTTGAAAGTTTGTCTGCTAATTACAGGGTGGGTAACTGTGTTCGCAAGGAGGTCTGGCTGGACATCTCACTTGCATGGTGAAGATGTTTAAGCTTAGGAACACTGAAGCTCAGGGTCTTGTTTTGGCATGTGTACTGTCTGCTTTTCAGCCTTTATTATCCTTGTAGAACCTTAATGAAATTAATCTACCTACACAGATCAAACATTCAGACCAAGACCTCGATATCctttaaaaaatcaaacagaaaagcatgtaaattttcagtaaaagtgattcaactgcagctggaaaaaatagcATTGTTATGTTTAGATAGTTCAATTTTGATATTTTGGAAGTTCTGTAGGAACTGGTATTTGTGGATCCCTTGGCTATTTGGGCATTAGAGGGACAATGAGGAACAAAAAGCTAAATTATCATCATCATTTGTTTATtatgagactgaaaaaaaccatttCCCTTGCATCACTACATCGTACAGGGTTGAGGTTTTCAAGTACTGAATGACATCAAACTTTAAATCTATGTGGCAATATTGCTACAAACACTAACAACTTTTCTGCAGTATCATAATAATTCCTTTTGGGAGCAGATGGAAATAAATTCAgacttctcttcctctttgacCAGTCCTCAGCTGCATTGCCAGAACTGGTCCACTAAAAGACCAGTTATGTAAGGCATGACACGCCAGGACATTAGGCTGCCTTCTTTCTTGTACCACCTGAGGGTTGTGTGAGCAATGTTGTGCTGTATAAATATCTCCCCTGCTCCATATGGGAACGTTTTTTGCTTATGAAATGTTCAAACATTTCTAAAACCTAGAGGCTGTCTCCTTGATGATGGGTTCCACCAGATTTAGATGGACTTCCTTCAACCAGTGTCCTTTACTGCTGACCTGCACAAAAGGTGAGCCCAGCCACTGCCTCTCTTTGCTCTCTTACTCAACTCATCTCTCCCTTTGTTAACTGTTTTTGGTGttcatatttattatttctctgatatttattctaattttttccaagttcgctgcttttacattttacctttttttggggggtatgGTCTGGATGAAGGTAGTCAGTGAGTCTGCATAGCCCCCACCCTTTATCTTATGTAGAAGTTGTCCCAGAAATTATTAAGAGAAGAAGATAGGGCTATAATCTCAGATAAATACGTACCTGATACTTACCAATACAAAGGCTCGGTATGTTTCACACTGATACCCAACAAATCCATTTGGAATGATAATACTCTCAGCATAATACCGTAGACTTCTTTTATGTCCACATCCGATAGATCTATATTctggaaaaaagcccaaataaaaaagaggaaagctaTACATTAATGTAAAGTCCATGCCAAAGTAacacttgtgggttttttttcctcagaagccTTTGGACATATAGTGACATCTCAGAGTTTAAAAGTAGTAGTaattaaaagatgtttaaagTGTGAATTTTTTGGATTTATAGTATAAAGTGAACTTATGgctacatatatttttgtagGGGAAGAGCCTAGGTTCTAATCCCTGTGTTCTTGTGCTCATACTGAGTTAAAAAAGGTGGAGATGCACCAAGGTGGACCTCGTGCAGCCTCCTATCCTGCTATGTGTACTTAACTGCTTTTAATTTAGCATGAGAACCAAGGATGATTTAGGAGAATTTCCCTTTGATATGTCAAAGTCTGGAATAATTCATAATAATTTGTACAGCTTTTGTAAGGCATATAGTAGTTACTATGAAATAGTTTTCATTTGCTTACCATTATCACAACATGGTATTGTGTGAAACCACAGTTTCCACTCATTTCTAGAATTAAAGGTAATtgtagtaattattttaaattcagtggcttttaatgtttttaagctCTAGAAAATCTGCAGTCATTTGACAGTAAGTGATTATGTGAAACACTTTGAAAAGCAAGATGTTTTGGCAGTGCGTCCTTGATTTTGTCAGAATTATTTGAAACAAGTACATTTTCCCATCAGAGTGAAATTTATAAGCCGTCAgtgcaggaaagaagaaagtgctTGTGTTCATTAGAGCTGAGCTTCTCCTTCACCACAGAACATTGCAAACAGCCTTGTGAAATGTCTCTggaaagtatttaaattttttgctTGAAAGTGCAGATAACCTTATGCAGTCCAATTGGAAAGTGTTTTGGTTCTGAGTGACTGTGCACAGCCAGCTTTCAGTCCTCTTTGTTACTAAGTTCTCCAAACAGTTTTAAGACAGTGTTTTTGAAATCACATTACTAAACTAGTGATAGAGATTTCAAAAAATTTGGCTGTGAATAACAGATATTCTTATTTCTGTGGGTTATGATCAGAAGACAGGATTTGGGGCTTCTGTTGTACTGGATGACAAGGTAATCCTGATTAACTGCTCAGCTTTCTTAGAACGTGAACTATCAATGGAGCTGTCATTTTATCATCttctatatttttaatcttgtgCTGTTCCCTTTGAAGACACTAAAGCTGCTAATGGCGTGGATGAGTATGTCTAACCCCAGTAATACTGGGGCTGATGTCTTTCTAGGGAGAAGAGAagctcagattttaaaatactcatttttgGATTACCCTTGAATGAAATTTTACTGGTCCTTCATGTATGGAATTCCCAGTGAGATCAGTCTGCCAGCACAGTGGCCGGCTTTTATAATGATTGTGATGAACAAGTCTGCATGCTTTAACCAAAGTTTCTATCTGGAATTTGCCTTGGTTAGtacaaaagaaaattgaagGGTATTTCACAGGCAGGTTTAAGTCTTCCATTTTTGAGGATTCTCTCCCTGCTCATAATCTGAGCTATATAAATAATGCATACATTCAGAAGGCTTTACCTTAACCTAGCCTTTATTTCTAACTATGGCTTATAATGAGGTATTACCTTAAGATATATTTACCTTTCATAAGGTCATTGATATTCCTACTTGCAGGAGGTACACGAAGCTGCTTGCATCCTGGCATCTTCTTGCCACCGTTCGGGTAAAAATCCAGGTGGCCACAAGTCTGGAGAATCCCTGGAGCTGAAATGCATGATGAACGGAGGCTGACCACTATCAGGTGTGCTGTGGCCAACCTCTGTGTTGGTGTCAGCCTTGTGCAAAAACTTaccaaaatcaaagaaaagatGACCAGCGTGAGTATGAATTATATCAACAAATTCTGCGTCTGAAGGATCCAGCCTAACCATTGTGGGAGTGTACTGAAAAAGGGGCCCAGCTGGATCCAAACCTAAATGAATGGAGACACATCTGACTGAGTAAGTAATTATGTATATCATAACATACAGTGTGTGTACAATGTATGTTATTAGATTTCTGTCTTTGCCTGACATATAAAAATACGTTTTGTGATCCACAGCCAGCAAAACAAGAAAGGTTTTAATGGAAAGGTGCCTGGAGACACTGCAGCACAGTAAAATGCTGGTGGGTGCTTTGCTTACTTTTGCTGAACAATGTTATAAGAAGAGGTTTGGAGGTGGTTTTTGCATGTTAGTGAAAAATACGAAATCTTGATATGCTGCTCTAAGCACGTAGATTTGTTTGAGAATTTTTATTTGgtcaaaaaaatctatttttatttccaaaagaacCTGATTGAAAATGTTACCCCTTCACTTCAGTGTCAGTGAGCATTCTTGGGGCTTAAAGCAACACAGTTCTGATCCCAGTTTCCCTGAATTGCTTATGTGACTGCTTACAGCACACACAGCTTAGTCAAAGCAATGtctctgcagagaaaagaactgactggaggagaaagaaaaacagaaaatagtgagcctttaaaaaaagtgatgtGTGACCATGCCATGACAGTGTGTCTCTCTCTGTAGCTCTGTGACAAATAGCTGTGGTCCTTTTCAGGGTGTCCTGACACCACACAGTATTTGCTGTCTTATCCTGACACACTAGATTGAGGggtttaaatttttcatttcagattttcaatCTTTTGAACTGCTGAAAAGTCGTGTTAGAGTGGGCTTTTAAAACCTAACATGGCAATGAGTTGCTAGTGTTTTACAGGTCTGTTATCCCACAtgtaatacagtattttgttcCTGTTCTTTTATAGCATTAAAAAATCATAACCGAGTGCTCCCTGGGACTTGTGACCTGTGAAAGGTGGCCACTATTTAGCCACAGTCAGGACAGTTAAGGCTTTCTGATCTGTTGCGGTTGAGACTTTTCAGAGCTGCGAACACTGACCTGTGACATGCATGGTATGTGCTAGGACGTGGCTTTGTTTGTATGCTGCCATGCTAACTGTATACTCTTAATTATGACAAACCAGCATGTTGCAGCCTGTATGGTGTGTTCATAAGGCAGAAGTGATTCTTCAGCCCTCCTGAACTGCATGATAATATAAAACGTCATCAGGTGAAATAGCTTCAGTACCTGTTATTCTTCCAATGCCAGgtttccttctccctgcctcccctgcagcATGTGCTCCCAGACTATGGCCGATGAAATGAATGTTGGCAGGAGAGTAGCCATAGTCTTTCTGTGAAGATgtatggaaaggaaaaaaacaagcgTGTTAAGCAGGCGATACAAGCCTGTGGTACTGCATCATGGCCCCGTGCTGTGCCAGGACACGGCCAGACCAGGGGTGATGGAGGGGACTGTCTTGGCTGGGAAGTTACTGTTGTGGGTGGTGGGATCTGTACCTAAAGAGAAGCAATTCCCAACTCATCCCACTGCTCTTATATCACACCTCTGGAAGGGAGTAACCTCCGTCAGGAAGTGGCCCTTatgatagaaaagaaagaaaagggaatttcTGCAGGTAGCTCCCCTACATTTGCACTGATGGCTTATCCCCACTGCCTCACCCCCGAACCCGTCTGTCTGGTCAGGACAGTGGTCTGCGGTGAAGGAGTTTTCAGTGCCTTTCCCTGTGGCATACCCTCCGTGTGAACCAAGCTGCTGTCCTGCTATGGAGATGTTCCACCACACATGTCCTGCAGGACGGGGAGAATCgtgccagggatgctgctggtgtGCCAGGCTCAGCTGAGCTTCTGCATGGGAagcctggtggtggtggtggctgcaggagTTGCTTTGCGTTGCCGTTCAGCTCCAGTGCGAGGCAGCGTGCGTGGCTCACAGAGGGGTGTTTAACCTGCACTGGTGTTTTACCTGCACTGGTGTTTTACCTGCGTTGGTGGTTTACCTGCACTGGTCCTCTGTTGCCACTCTGCACCCTGCCAATGCTGTTAGATAGTCTCGATTCTGATGTGTTATCCAGCAAAAAGcccatcatgggcaaaacttTCAAGAACTATGGCCTGTAAGCCTTTAGGGACATGCTTATCCATGGGCTGACCCTGAAGTAGGTATTTCCATTCATGCAGGATTAGGGACTTCTAACaatgttttcagctgcattATTGACTACCTCGGTACTTCCTGACTATTGCCTCAAACCTCAAAGTGCCACCCCAAATCCAGCCTTTACCATACAAACTATCTACCAACTTTCACGTTCCACAGATGGGTTTACCTCCAGAAGGTTCACCAGGTAGACCAGCTCGGCCCCCACAATGCGGACGTTGTTAACTGCGTCGGTGTACAAACCGCTAGAGCCACCTCTCCAATCAGTCAAAATGCAGTTCACGTCTTCAGTGTGAAACATGAACTGGTGGAAAACACGGAAGCAGAGGAACAGATGCCAACAGGCATGAATTACAACTGTAGCAGGGTATGTgcaaacagtattttgttttgctatggCTGGCATCTCACTTCGTTTATGTGACTGGTAAAAAAGACATGTCTTTAGAGTATTAATTCCTACTAATACTGAAGAATCAACACAAGGAGGCAGAGTGGAGGCAGTGATTTGAACACTATAAAGACATGCAGAAACTTGCTTCCGTTCTGTTTTCCATTCCAGATGATTTGCTTGGGTTTAAGGTATCAACTTCCCTTAATGACAGTACCCCAGTTAGATAAAGAGGATGgtataacttcttttttatcGTCCAAGTGTTATTCTTCAAAATTTATATGCTTGGATCATCTAAAAG
Proteins encoded in this region:
- the LOC102051721 gene encoding LOW QUALITY PROTEIN: pancreatic lipase-related protein 2-like (The sequence of the model RefSeq protein was modified relative to this genomic sequence to represent the inferred CDS: substituted 1 base at 1 genomic stop codon) produces the protein MFVVWITTLFLLDAARGREVCYKRLGCFTDSPPWSGIPGRQLAGLPSSPENVNTKFFLYTRDNILKYQKISATNPSTIKASNFRTHRKTRFIIHGHLAGADLPWITNMCRFMFHTEDVNCILTDWRGGSSGLYTDAVNNVRIVGAELVYLVNLLEKDYGYSPANIHFIGHSLGAHAAGEAGRRKPGIGRITGLDPAGPLFQYTPTMVRLDPSDAEFVDIIHTHAGHLFFDFAPGILQTCGHLDFYPNGGKKMPGCKQLRVPPASRNINDLMKEYRSIGCGHKRSLRYYAESIIIPNGFVGYQCETYRAFVLGDCFPCPKEGCPLMGHYADRFLHKTEKEQQKVYLNTGPSPPYARWRKEIHVKVSATETMKGNIDVALTGTDGIRKKYTIDQGTFQPGNTYLNYIDTEISGNISKVEFLWKMHLSHVHRGCMGAEEVTIISGENGNMXVCVLRPWDRAAKHVATPGALLGMPWLSTVATLTVWKRTLLQHCLTCPCFLKNTFKQHFSSTSKRLLRSWDCIQSCTINLEKLYHQSSPCVKQDSLMYSKMFDCSLSPEGELIDVLYSAPLNTGRVGVFIFGYQKRVKDYSGSIPENTHPEGTFDRSEI